In Nitrospiria bacterium, a single genomic region encodes these proteins:
- a CDS encoding Ig-like domain-containing protein codes for MEIKPLGSALFVGDSRTLSIQARDENNQERSGIAITWISENPSIVAVNSRGTVTAIAPGTASVTALSQGISDSIEIDVQSLPVVKLEIQPSAVSLSTGNTQQLRMIATDPMNRPITGPPVLWKSKSPAIASVDQSGLVRAKAPGTATIVATVKNKTAVVQVTVSRPSPKNLKDVPH; via the coding sequence TTGGAGATTAAACCCCTCGGGTCTGCTCTGTTTGTCGGCGATTCGCGGACACTTTCGATTCAGGCCCGGGATGAGAACAATCAAGAACGAAGCGGTATCGCCATCACTTGGATCTCGGAGAACCCAAGCATCGTCGCCGTGAATTCACGAGGAACCGTTACAGCGATCGCGCCCGGAACCGCAAGCGTTACGGCCCTCAGTCAAGGGATTTCCGATTCCATCGAAATTGACGTTCAAAGCTTGCCCGTGGTCAAATTAGAAATTCAACCTTCGGCTGTTTCGTTATCAACGGGAAACACACAGCAGTTGAGGATGATCGCGACCGACCCAATGAACCGCCCAATAACGGGTCCCCCGGTCCTCTGGAAATCCAAGAGCCCTGCGATCGCGTCGGTGGATCAAAGCGGCCTGGTTAGGGCCAAAGCTCCGGGAACCGCCACGATCGTGGCGACGGTTAAAAACAAAACGGCGGTGGTCCAAGTGACGGTTTCCAGACCAAGCCCGAAAAACCTGAAGGACGTGCCGCACTGA
- a CDS encoding c(7)-type cytochrome triheme domain-containing protein: MRRVSMGGRTAAVYAGFLLVILYFFSQNGIEAQTTKDQPAAAPPQSPVVGPAPIETQPTQSVQPTQPAQTPPAAAEEEHPVAFDYLPKTKMGYVDWVAAIKQGVIHPRDSLDPNAVTMKALDFNIIFKVNVSGLPDVVYPHYPHTLWLDCRNCHPGIFLMRAGANPVTMEKILKGEYCGRCHGIVAFPISDCFRCHSRPK, encoded by the coding sequence ATGAGGCGCGTGAGCATGGGTGGACGGACCGCGGCCGTTTATGCGGGTTTTTTGCTCGTCATCCTTTATTTCTTCTCTCAAAACGGGATCGAAGCCCAGACGACGAAGGATCAACCGGCCGCCGCGCCCCCTCAATCACCGGTCGTAGGGCCAGCCCCGATCGAAACCCAACCCACACAATCCGTTCAGCCTACCCAACCCGCCCAAACGCCACCGGCCGCGGCAGAAGAAGAGCATCCCGTCGCCTTCGATTACCTGCCCAAAACGAAGATGGGATATGTCGACTGGGTCGCCGCCATTAAACAAGGCGTCATCCATCCGAGAGATTCGTTGGACCCGAATGCGGTCACGATGAAGGCGCTCGATTTCAACATTATTTTCAAGGTCAATGTCAGCGGTCTCCCCGATGTCGTCTATCCCCATTACCCCCATACCTTATGGTTGGACTGTCGGAACTGCCATCCCGGTATTTTCTTGATGCGTGCCGGAGCCAATCCTGTCACAATGGAAAAAATCCTGAAGGGGGAGTACTGCGGTCGATGTCATGGTATTGTCGCCTTTCCAATCTCGGACTGCTTTCGTTGCCATTCAAGACCCAAATAG
- a CDS encoding plastocyanin/azurin family copper-binding protein: protein MRKGFSCFLATLVFLAVLSVAPAKGEEGTVYEVTVIRNSFKLNPQNLTIKVGDTVKWTNTDERKHNLASIPGSGPGDELEIFAVMEPGAVYSHTFKVPGEYPYFCFIHNQMTGKITVEK, encoded by the coding sequence ATGAGAAAGGGCTTTTCCTGTTTCCTTGCGACCTTGGTTTTTTTAGCGGTTCTTTCGGTCGCGCCCGCGAAAGGCGAGGAAGGGACCGTGTACGAAGTCACGGTGATTCGAAACAGTTTCAAACTCAATCCGCAAAACCTCACGATCAAGGTGGGGGACACCGTCAAGTGGACAAATACCGATGAACGCAAACACAATCTGGCCAGTATTCCGGGATCCGGCCCGGGCGACGAACTGGAGATCTTCGCGGTGATGGAACCGGGCGCGGTCTATTCTCACACGTTTAAAGTTCCCGGTGAGTATCCTTATTTCTGTTTCATCCACAACCAAATGACCGGAAAGATTACGGTCGAAAAATAG
- a CDS encoding c(7)-type cytochrome triheme domain-containing protein, translating into MKKQWLVGGFLLPILVVGLILTFNIPKTSRAEYGDITLNHYAEKAGMPPVVFPHWFHRIRFKCKVCHPAIFEMRQGANDINMIKIIKGDFCGKCHNGRIAWPPIYCDRCHSGKSDITIPKARGFIK; encoded by the coding sequence ATGAAAAAGCAATGGTTGGTCGGTGGTTTCCTTTTACCGATTCTAGTTGTCGGACTTATCCTCACTTTCAATATTCCGAAAACCTCTAGAGCCGAATACGGTGACATCACCCTAAATCATTATGCTGAAAAAGCGGGAATGCCGCCCGTCGTTTTTCCCCATTGGTTTCATCGAATCCGGTTTAAATGCAAAGTCTGCCACCCCGCCATCTTTGAAATGCGTCAGGGCGCAAACGATATCAACATGATTAAGATCATCAAGGGCGATTTTTGCGGAAAGTGCCACAACGGTCGCATCGCTTGGCCGCCCATTTACTGTGACCGCTGTCATTCCGGAAAAAGCGACATTACGATTCCAAAGGCCAGAGGATTTATAAAATAG
- a CDS encoding c(7)-type cytochrome triheme domain-containing protein: protein MKLQRLLKPVVFVLLGAAVLYILVDSQGLGISRSNAAEPTDKPTSPAPVAKKLPCDPIYISGITGECTGTGDPTSFAGDAEKAGLAEHPLALELSDLPKDRYGLIDWATAIKEGKVKPRDSLDPNERPMPPFDLDIAIFTKSQFVDDVIFPHFVHTLWLTCTNCHPAIFPMNAKEANRMQTMPKIASGEFCGRCHNRIAFPLSDCQRCHVKPKDTPPVDPMLEKFRAGENPFRQASP from the coding sequence ATGAAGCTCCAACGTCTCCTGAAACCTGTTGTCTTCGTTCTGCTCGGCGCAGCAGTCCTGTACATCCTTGTGGATTCTCAAGGCCTAGGCATCAGCCGGTCAAATGCCGCCGAACCTACGGACAAACCCACTTCACCCGCACCGGTGGCCAAAAAACTTCCTTGCGATCCCATCTATATTAGCGGCATTACCGGCGAATGCACCGGTACGGGTGACCCGACCAGTTTCGCGGGGGACGCCGAAAAAGCGGGATTGGCCGAGCATCCCTTGGCGTTGGAACTTTCGGACCTTCCGAAGGACCGGTATGGGCTGATCGATTGGGCCACGGCCATCAAGGAAGGCAAGGTGAAACCTCGCGATTCGTTGGATCCCAACGAAAGACCCATGCCTCCCTTTGATCTGGATATCGCGATCTTTACCAAAAGTCAATTTGTGGACGATGTCATCTTTCCGCACTTTGTCCATACGCTCTGGCTGACCTGTACCAACTGTCATCCGGCCATCTTTCCGATGAATGCGAAAGAGGCCAACCGGATGCAGACGATGCCCAAGATCGCGTCGGGAGAATTCTGCGGCCGCTGCCACAATCGGATCGCTTTTCCCCTGAGCGATTGTCAACGGTGTCATGTCAAACCCAAAGACACTCCCCCGGTGGATCCGATGTTGGAAAAGTTCCGCGCCGGCGAGAACCCATTTCGACAGGCATCGCCTTAA